A window from Thermostichus vulcanus str. 'Rupite' encodes these proteins:
- a CDS encoding nucleotidyltransferase family protein translates to MASDLNVHALILSAGFSTRMGEPKAFLPWKEGQSLLSYQISQWRQAGFQPWVVLGSHNLAAAEPHLQGAEVLINPDPEAGKTHSIRVGVEGIPADFRLLGISAVDQPRPAWIYHSLLEYHLRHRSLATVPVHRGRRGHPTLIDGRLREELLHLKEETLGLRQLLHDLGKRVQEVELYTADIFLDYNTPDDWEAGATAEDPPID, encoded by the coding sequence TTGGCAAGTGATCTCAACGTACATGCCTTGATTCTATCCGCCGGGTTTTCCACCCGCATGGGGGAGCCTAAAGCCTTCTTGCCGTGGAAAGAGGGACAAAGCTTGCTGTCTTATCAGATTTCTCAGTGGCGACAGGCGGGGTTTCAGCCCTGGGTTGTGCTGGGATCCCATAACTTGGCGGCTGCCGAACCCCATTTGCAGGGGGCGGAGGTGCTGATCAACCCGGATCCCGAAGCAGGCAAGACCCATTCCATTCGTGTTGGCGTGGAAGGGATCCCAGCGGATTTTCGCTTGTTGGGCATTTCAGCGGTGGATCAACCCCGTCCTGCTTGGATCTACCACAGTCTGCTGGAGTACCATCTGCGCCATCGTTCCCTGGCCACTGTACCGGTGCATCGGGGCCGCCGTGGCCATCCCACTCTGATCGATGGACGCCTGCGGGAGGAACTGTTACACCTCAAAGAAGAAACCTTGGGCTTGCGGCAGTTGTTGCATGACCTGGGCAAGCGGGTACAAGAGGTGGAGCTATACACGGCGGATATCTTTCTGGACTACAACACTCCTGATGATTGGGAGGCCGGGGCTACCGCAGAGGACCCGCCTATTGACTGA
- the tatC gene encoding twin-arginine translocase subunit TatC, whose protein sequence is MTLASETKSPEQASKPVASDSKPAVDPEFPYEVEMTLMEHLEELRSRLFASVIAVVVCIIACFVVVNRIVALLEVPAQGVTFLQLAPGEYFFVSVKVAAYSGLLLATPFLLYQIARFVLPGLSVKERRLLGPVVFGSSILFVAGLVFAYYLLIPAALNFFIRYGEGVVDQAWSIDRYFEFVLLLLFSTGLAFQVPILQALLGGLGLVTAEQMFKGWRYVVLGSVVAGAVLTPSTDPLTQSLLAGAVTFLYLFGIVLVKLLGK, encoded by the coding sequence ATGACCCTTGCCTCTGAGACGAAGTCCCCGGAGCAAGCCTCCAAACCAGTTGCCTCCGACTCCAAGCCAGCGGTGGATCCCGAATTTCCCTATGAGGTCGAGATGACCTTGATGGAACATTTGGAGGAGCTGCGTAGCCGCCTGTTTGCCAGTGTGATCGCGGTGGTGGTGTGCATCATCGCCTGCTTTGTGGTGGTGAACCGCATTGTCGCCCTTCTGGAGGTGCCCGCCCAAGGGGTAACCTTTTTGCAACTGGCCCCCGGAGAGTATTTCTTCGTATCCGTGAAGGTGGCAGCCTATTCTGGACTGCTGCTGGCCACCCCGTTTTTGCTGTATCAAATTGCCCGTTTTGTCTTGCCGGGGCTGAGCGTCAAGGAGCGGCGGTTGCTGGGGCCGGTGGTGTTTGGCTCAAGTATCCTGTTTGTGGCGGGTCTGGTTTTTGCCTACTATTTGCTGATTCCGGCGGCGCTGAACTTTTTCATTCGTTACGGTGAAGGGGTGGTGGATCAGGCTTGGTCGATCGACCGATATTTTGAGTTTGTGTTGCTGCTGCTGTTTAGCACAGGGCTGGCGTTCCAAGTGCCGATTTTGCAGGCCCTGCTAGGGGGATTGGGTCTGGTTACGGCGGAGCAAATGTTTAAGGGCTGGCGCTATGTGGTTCTTGGCTCGGTGGTGGCGGGGGCGGTTTTAACCCCTTCTACGGATCCTCTGACCCAAAGTCTTTTGGCGGGAGCGGTGACGTTTCTCTATTTGTTCGGCATCGTCTTGGTGAAGCTACTTGGCAAGTGA